One Solirubrobacter pauli DNA segment encodes these proteins:
- a CDS encoding DEAD/DEAH box helicase, translated as MRVADPVHHVELRVNPQGQDSVVFCFPYRADIVDAVRSIPGRRFDWQAKEWWAPRAEATAPFVQGVLERFPELEVAPDVTEWLAKAVKGWVGRITTARRDSKGWFVLDAIAGDLPEELAAVAEERGDRRWLPFTQEVAEQLLELPGARMDQRALRCASKLQVGLDPAPATLMLVESYGESRFKLEVNWDPDTVGAFVELPAAEAHGRTLPIDPYLLEPLEHFIRVHDIDVGSNAREALARLRSEHDAAIDDVRRSRAADGEPLSCEPRLGGELRPFQRAGVRYALQSRRLFIADEQGLGKTVEALATLEEDEAYPAVVICPASLKLNWEREAATWLPHRTLNVVSGGGKAIPKADITVLNYEIVHAHRERLAISRPKALILDESHYVKNPAAKRTRAVRKLAEVLPEGALKLCLTGTPVMNHPDELIAQLRILGRLEEFGSGARFKRRFQGAGAEERIHWHLRRTCFVRRLKKDVLPQLPEKRQVIVPVALDNEKEYRLAEKDVIAWLQEQPIELGELEAKVASTLRAERLAQLNTLRQLAGRGKLGAALAWIDDFMQSEEPLVVFASHRELQERVVARFPDALHVVGADKVAERDAAVQAFQAEDGPNLIVCSTRVAGQGITLTRASNVAFLDLEWSPAMHDQAEDRLHRIGQRDAVTAWYLLAAETIDEQMSEVLARKRGIVGAITDGRVDESEAVLQSVVRALRGKPLRRLRAVA; from the coding sequence GTGCGCGTCGCCGACCCGGTCCACCACGTCGAGCTCCGTGTCAACCCGCAAGGGCAGGACTCGGTGGTCTTCTGCTTCCCGTACCGGGCGGACATCGTGGACGCCGTGCGCTCGATCCCGGGCCGGCGCTTCGACTGGCAGGCCAAGGAGTGGTGGGCGCCGCGTGCCGAGGCGACCGCGCCGTTCGTGCAGGGCGTGCTCGAGCGCTTCCCCGAGCTCGAGGTCGCGCCCGACGTCACCGAGTGGCTCGCGAAGGCCGTCAAGGGCTGGGTCGGCCGGATCACGACCGCGCGGCGTGACTCGAAGGGCTGGTTCGTCCTCGACGCGATCGCGGGGGACCTGCCGGAGGAGCTCGCCGCCGTCGCGGAGGAGCGCGGGGACCGCCGCTGGCTGCCGTTCACGCAGGAGGTCGCCGAGCAGCTGCTCGAGCTGCCGGGTGCGCGGATGGACCAGCGCGCCCTGCGCTGCGCCTCGAAGCTGCAGGTCGGGCTCGATCCCGCGCCGGCGACGCTGATGCTCGTCGAGAGCTACGGCGAGTCGCGGTTCAAGCTCGAGGTCAACTGGGATCCCGACACGGTCGGCGCGTTCGTCGAGCTGCCCGCCGCCGAGGCGCACGGGCGCACGCTGCCGATCGACCCGTACCTGCTCGAGCCGCTCGAGCACTTCATCCGCGTCCACGACATCGACGTCGGCTCCAACGCGCGCGAGGCGCTGGCGCGGCTGCGCTCCGAGCACGACGCCGCGATCGACGACGTGCGCCGGTCGCGCGCCGCGGACGGGGAGCCGTTGAGCTGCGAGCCGCGCCTGGGCGGCGAGCTGCGCCCGTTCCAGCGTGCGGGCGTGCGCTACGCGCTGCAGTCGCGGCGGCTGTTCATCGCCGACGAGCAGGGCCTGGGCAAGACGGTGGAGGCGCTGGCGACGCTCGAGGAGGACGAGGCCTACCCGGCGGTCGTCATCTGCCCGGCATCGCTGAAGCTCAACTGGGAACGCGAGGCCGCCACGTGGCTGCCGCACCGCACGCTGAACGTCGTCTCCGGCGGCGGCAAGGCGATCCCGAAGGCCGACATCACCGTCCTCAACTACGAGATCGTCCATGCGCACCGCGAGCGGCTCGCGATCTCACGGCCGAAGGCGCTCATCCTCGACGAGTCGCACTACGTCAAGAACCCGGCGGCCAAGCGCACGCGCGCCGTGCGCAAGCTGGCCGAGGTCCTGCCCGAGGGCGCGCTGAAGCTCTGCCTGACCGGCACGCCGGTGATGAACCACCCGGACGAGCTGATCGCGCAGCTGCGCATCCTCGGCCGGCTCGAGGAGTTCGGCAGCGGCGCCCGCTTCAAGCGGCGCTTCCAGGGCGCGGGCGCCGAGGAGCGCATCCACTGGCACCTGCGCCGCACGTGCTTCGTGCGCCGTCTGAAGAAGGACGTGCTTCCGCAGCTGCCCGAGAAGCGGCAGGTGATCGTGCCGGTCGCGCTCGACAACGAGAAGGAGTACCGGCTCGCCGAGAAGGACGTGATCGCGTGGCTGCAGGAGCAGCCGATCGAGCTCGGGGAGCTGGAGGCCAAGGTCGCGTCGACGCTGCGGGCCGAGCGGCTCGCCCAGCTCAACACGCTCCGTCAGCTGGCGGGGCGGGGCAAGCTCGGCGCGGCGCTGGCGTGGATCGACGACTTCATGCAGTCCGAGGAGCCGCTGGTGGTCTTCGCCTCCCACCGCGAGCTGCAGGAACGCGTCGTGGCGCGCTTCCCGGACGCGCTGCACGTGGTCGGCGCGGACAAGGTCGCCGAGCGCGACGCCGCCGTGCAGGCGTTCCAGGCCGAGGACGGGCCGAACCTGATCGTCTGCTCGACGCGCGTCGCCGGCCAGGGCATCACGCTCACCCGCGCCTCGAACGTCGCCTTCCTGGACCTGGAGTGGTCGCCCGCCATGCACGACCAGGCGGAGGACCGGCTGCACCGGATCGGCCAGCGCGACGCCGTCACGGCCTGGTACCTGCTCGCCGCCGAGACGATCGACGAGCAGATGTCCGAGGTGCTGGCGCGCAAGCGCGGCATCGTCGGGGCGATCACCGACGGCCGCGTGGACGAGTCCGAGGCCGTCCTGCAGTCGGTGGTCAGGGCGCTGCGGGGGAAGCCGTTGCGCCGCCTGCGCGCCGTGGCGTAA